Part of the Natronobacterium gregoryi SP2 genome, GGAGAGTCGATCCCAGTTCGGCAGCCGGTTGGCGAGCACCTCGGCTGCAGCGAGATCCGCAAGGAGGGCCGCCTCGGACTCCCAGAACGCAGCCTGCCGGCCGTCGACGCGGGCGATTGCCTGCTCGCCAGAACACTCGAAGTCGAGAGCCGCCGGATCGATCTCGAGAAACGTGGCGACCTGCCGCCGGCGGTCGCCGTCGCGGATCGCCTCGAGTTCGGCTTGCCAGTCCTGCCGGACGGCGGCGGTGAGACAGAGGTCGTCGTCGGGACCGTCGGCACCCGCGACCTCCTCGCAGGGGGCGACGACTCCGTGCTCGAGGAACTGCCGTTCGGGATCGACGCGGTCGGGGATCAGGTCGTCGTCGGAACCAGGTTCGTCGGGTACGGCCGCGTCGGCGTCGTTCTCGAGTGCCGTTCCCCTGGTGGCGGGCGCCTTGTCGAACTTCGCGAGCAGCCAGTCGGGGAAATAGCGTTTCGTCAGCGTCGGTGTTCCCGGAACCAGATAGCCACGGACGTAAATCGCGGCGAGCGAGAGTCCAAAGACGATCGGTGCGGCCGGCAGCGAAACGACAGCGACCGCAATCGCGAGAACGACCGCGATGACGACGTTGACTGCGGTACAGGGAATGCAGCGATTTTCACCCGTGTACTCGGGCTGTCGGAGTCGCTCGAGGACGCTCGACTCGTTCGGTCGTTCGGATTCCATACCCGGTGGAACCAGGGCAGTCGGCAAAAAGGTACGGTCCGTGACGTGTTTCCGGGCGATTCGGACCAGTGGCTCGCAGCGAGTCTATCGGCCGGAATATTCGGATTCGCGCTCGTCGTCTCGCTCACGAATCTCGTCGACGATGTCGGCTCGAGCGGCGACACGTTCGTCCGTCTCCGAAAGCACCGCCTCGAGTTCGCGTTCGAACTCCGCTTCCGACAGTTCACCACGCTGGTACTGGGATTTGAGTCCGTCTGTCGGGGACGGCGTAGACTCGGTCTCGGACTCGCTCGAGTAGGCGTCGGGCGAGTAGGCGTCGGACGCATCGATGTGGCCGATCAGCGAGAGATAGATCGGCCACAACGTCACGAGGGTGAGGAGAGTCAGGAAGACACCGGCGACTGCTGCCCCTGGAACGAGCAACAGGGAACCGATCCAGGGGTTGACGAGGAATCCGAACGCGATCATAAGCGAGTAGATTCCGACCAGGCCAGCGACCGCTGCCAGTCCGAGCCGTCCGCGCGTTCCATCGGGCGTGTACGTTTCGACGAGGCGATGGAGGCCGGCGCGGATCGACTCCCACCGAGGGGAACTGGGCATGCGACGACGTACGTATCACTACTCCATCAGTATACTGCTCGTACGGGTCGCCGATCGAAGACGAACCGACCTAGTACAGCCGTAACAGCTGCGCGTGTCGCGTCGACCCCACCTCGAGGACGTTCGCCTCGTCGATAAAGCCCTCCTCGATGGCGAGGTCGACCGCTCGCGTGCCGACGATGTTGGCGATGTCTGCACGGGCGAGACTGTCGACGACGGCGTCCTCGTCAACCTCGTCGCCGCCGTAGAACTCCTCGGTAACGGTCAGCGAGATTTCATCGGACTCGAAACGCTCACCGAGGACGTCCGTATCACAGACGGCGACGAGTAACCCCTCCTGGGTCTCGCGTTCGTTGACGATCATCGCTACTCGAGTTCGAACTCGCGGTCGTGCTCGGGGGTCTCCTCACCGGTTCGGCGGCCGGGGTCCATGATCCCACCTTCCTCGCCCTCGAACGGGCGACCGGGCTCCTCGAGACCACCGGCACCCCCCGCGCCGCCAGCCTGTCCGCGCCCGTCCATCCGATCCTCCATGACCTGCTGTTCGGCCTGCTCGAGCATCTCGTTTGCCTCCTCTGCGATCTGCTCGGCCTCGTCGTACTCGCCGAGTTCCTCGAGAATCTCGGCTTTCTCCTCGAGCACTTTCGCGTTGCGCAGGCCGAGTCGAATCGCGTTGTCGATACAGTGCAGGGCCTCCTCGGCCAGCCCGCGCTCGGAGAGGAAGAAGGCGCGGTTGAACCAGCCCTCGGCGAACCGCTCGTCGATCTCGACGGCGCGTTCGGCGTGCTCTAGGGCCTGGGCAGTCTCGCCGAACTCCCAGAGGGCGTAGGCGAGGTTCGTCTCGGCGGTCGCGGCGTGTTCGCTCTCGTCGTCGATCCGCAGCGCCTCGCGGTGGGCACCGATCGCCTCGTCGTACTCCTCGAGTTCGGCGTGAGCGACACCTTTGTCGACCCACGCCTCCTGTTCGACGCGGTCGTCCTCGGCGAAGTTGGCTGCCCGCTCGAAGGCCTCGGTGGCCTGCTCGTAGCGGTTGATCTGCATGTAGTTCAGCCCGACATCGACCAGCTCGCTCGCGTCGACGACGTCCGTGTCGACGTTGTGCTGGTCTAGCGTGTCGGTGACGACACGGGAGTCGACAGGATCGACCTTCGCCGGATCGACACCGAGTTCCGGCGGGTCCAGGTCGAACTCGTCGTACGAATCGTCGAACCCCTCCCCTTCGGAGAAGCTGTGGTCACGATCGTCCGCTGGGTCGGTCATTGGCGGAATGTGGCGGCGAGGACTGTTAAGGTCTGCGACCTGTGGAGTGGGATTCGCGAGACGCTCGAGGCGTACCATTCGCTATCGATCGGAAGCCGCTCGAGGAGGCTGTGGACTGCTCGAGTGATCGACTCTCTGCGCCGATACCCTCGAGCAGAATATAAAGCTCGAGTCTCTCGTCGTCGTGAAAGTCATACTACGCTCTTGTGAAGGACATTGTTGGTGAGTCAGAGAACAGTTCGAACGATGTCTTTCAGGGCTTTTCGACCGGGTTTGCGTAGGATTTTCCGACGAAATTCGAAGAGTCTGAGATACGTGGTGAGTTTGTCCTTCGAGATACCTCGATGCGGCGAGAGCCACCGTCGCGCCAGCGACGCGTGGCTCTCGCACGTATTCACGTGTACATCTCCATCAACGTACTCTCCCTCGCCGTGAATAACCGCTTCTCGCTGGTACGTTTCGTCCGTCTCTAACGGGTCGTAGGCACGAAAGCCGTCGGTATAGACTGTCAGCGACTCCTCCTCGTGGGAATCGAGGAGGAGTCGCACAGCCGATTCGTCGGCGGATTTCGACGGGATGACGTATCGCTGATCGCTACCGCGATCAACGAGGACAAACACAGGTGGCTTGTCTTCGTCGTAGTTTCCTCTGCCACGTTTCGAGAGACCACGCGAGCGCGACTCCTGGTCGCGCTCGCGGCCTTTCTTTCCGGCAGAAACGTAGAACTCATCGATCTCGACGGGGCCAACGAGATCGAGCTGAGGCGCGTCGAGCGTTCTGGCGAAACGCTCGACGCGCCGGTGAAGCGATCGGTAGGAGACGTCAATTTCAGCGTCTAACTGGCGGATACTCGTGTTGAATCGGAGCAACGAGTAGAACGCGAACAACAGCTTGTCAAGGCCGATCTTCGCGTGCGCGAAGATCGTGCCGGTCTTGTCGTTGAACGTGCGTCCACAATTTTTACAGCGATACCGCTGATACTCTCGATAGCTGCCGTACTTGATCACCGATTCAGACTGGCAGCGCGGGCACTGGAGGCCCTCGCGCCAGCGAACCTGCTCCAGCAGGTTCGCGGCGCTCGCCTCTGAGCGAAACACTTCAACTGGGAACATAGTCGGGTGATGCTGACGCATCACCCTTGCCCGCTACGCTTTCACAGCGCCAGCTCTGTTCGACCAACAATCTGCTTCCGAAGAGCGGTCATACTAAAACAGAAATTGCATACCATCACCATTCGACGGTGTTGACAAGCGAGCCGCCGCCGAGCAGCGGGAAGTCAGAACGGAATAAGTCACTCCCGCTGTGATCCGTCTCGCCCGACGCTTAATCGTTCGCTCTTCTGTAGGAGATTGTTGATACCGCTCAGCTGTCGCTGTAGAATCGAAGAGAGCAAGGACACCGCGTTAGCGGTGTCCGTTAGGCATGATCCCGCTAGATGTGTTTGGGTCGGAATCGGTCGCAGCGGACCTGTTAGAGCAGGTTCGCTGGCGTAACGGTGTTACTTGCCCTCGCTGCCGTTCTGACCTGACGGTCAAGAACGGCAGCTATGGGCACTTTCAGCGCTATCTCTGTAAGAATTGCGACCGCACGTTCAACGACAAGACCGGCACAATCTTCGCCCATTCGAAAGTCGCACTCAGAAAGTGGCTGTTCTCGATTTACGCGTTTCTCCGGTTTAACACGAGTCTTCGTCAACTTCAGATAGAGATCGACGTCCAGTACAAAACGATCTACCAGCGCGTCGAGCGCTTCACGAAGGCGCTTGATGCACCTTCGCTTGACCTTGTCGGACCGGTCGAAATCGATGAAGTCTACGTTTCTGCAGGGCTGAAAGGCCGCGAGCGCGACCAAGAGTCGCGCTCGCGTGGCCTGTCCACGCGTGGGCGAGGAACGTACGAGCAGGACAAACCGCCGGTGTTTACGATCGTCGATCGTGGCACCGGCGACCGATACGTGATCCCAGCGAAATCAGCCGACGAATCGACGATTCGGCTCCTTCTCGAAAACCGTCAGAAGGAGCCACTGACCGTCTATACTGACGGATTTCGTGCCTACGATCCACTGGCCGAGGACGACGCATTCGACCGCGAATACGTCGTCCACGGCGACGGCGAATACGCCAACGAAAACGTACACGTCAACACCTGCGAGAGCCACGGATCGCTGCTGCGACCGTGGCTCTCGCCTCATCGAGGCATCTCAAAAGACAAGCTCACACAGTATCTCCGAGCGTTCCAACTTCGACGAAAGATACTGCGGAAACCAGGGAGAGAAGCGCTCAAACACGCTATCAAAGCGACGCTATGAGATCAACAAAGTGCTACACAAGAGCGTAATCGTTAATATTCCTCAAGTCCCGCTTGTTCGTCCCCATCGGTAGTCCCTATGGCCGCATTTTTATCCACTTTCCGGTCAGACATTCCGTCTGTTAGCTTTCCAATTGGGGGAACGGAATCGGAGACACCGTCATGCTCCACGACTACGACCTCAATAATCCCGTTCTCTACCTCGTGAGCAAGTGATTCCCAAATTACAAAGTATGGCACAAGTTCACGGTAGTTCCCGATACGGTCGGTCAGGTAGTAGTACAAATCTCTGTTCGGTAAAACGATTAAACCACCATGTATTATTCCAGACATCAATCCGAGTGTGATTCGGTTCAATGATCGGTGACTCGAGGAAATATTTCCAGTCTCCCATTCCGCTACGATCAAGCCCTGCTCTCTCTCCATCTCGACCTCCTTCATGGCGTCAAACCATGGACTGGATAGGAAATCCAGCGGGTCGTCGTAGTACTCCCCCATTTTTTCCAGCGTCTCGTCAAGTATCCCGCGTTCTTCAAGCAGGCCGCTCAACCACTTCCGGCCCGTAGACTCCCAATTCGACTTCTTGTCCAAATTCGCCTCGAACTGTTCGGTTATTGGGTTGACTCCGTTCTCATTTTCCTCTGGATATACGAGAAATTCATCGTTCCTCGGTGGCCAGTACACGTCTCTAACGGAGTCTAATACGTCCTCACGACCCTCACTCCAAATGGCCGTGTTGGGAAATTCTCCTTCGTCGAGAATTGTGTACGTATGGCTAATTTCCATTGTTGAAGAACCAACGATAATTCCCAGCCACTTTCTCCGAGTCGATCCGGCCCTCTGCGGCAAGTTCCGTCAGACGCCGGTATGCAAGGTCAGACGAGCAACCTACGTCGTCGGAGACGTCCGAAGTCGAGCAAGATCCCAGCTTTTTAACTGCACGGATGAAATCCTCATCAGAGTATTCCTGGCTGAACCGACCACTGTACTCGTCCCGGTCGCGGTCCATTGATTAACGAATGTCTTCAACCAGCAAATATTTGTACCGAAGAAGCCCACCTTTCTCTGGATAGTGAAAGGTTTATAAGTGACTGTGCTACAATACAGAATTACAATGGGCAACACTTCTATATTCACAAACAGACGGCCCAACCAAGAAAGAGAGGCTCACGTATGACAGGATTATTATTCCGCTCGGCGGGCGACGTCGTGAGTCAATTACGTCGTCAGCGAGAACTCACAGATAACGAACTAGCAAAAGAGGCGGGACTCCGCGTCGGTACACTCCGAGAGATAGAAACAGGCGTTCCGCCTACTGACGATCAAATCGAGAAACTCGGCGAAGCTCTCAACGTATCTCCAGACGCCATTCGACTCGTCGCCGGCGAGTTTCCGGAGGAACTTCATTCGGAACTCTTGGAAAATCCCAACCGGGCATTGAATGTTCTCCAAAATGCGTTTGATACTGAACCCACCACTTCGGAGGAAGAAGTTAGTTTACCCGATCCCGTTTTCACCACCGGCCAGGGTAAACTCTACAATGCCGATTGCCGCGAGATCCTTTCCGAACTTGAAGACGAATCGTTTGATCTGATCTTTGCCGATCCTCCTTTCAATCTGGATAAGGACTACGGCGAAAAAAACGGGGACGACCTAGCCGAGGACGAGTATCTCCGTTGGTCTACCGAGTGGATCGACCAAGCGGTTGATCTACTCAAACCTGGTGGTGCGTTTTTCCTCTACAACCTCCCGACCTGGAACACCCATTTCGCCCACTATATCTCTCGCCGACTCAACCTACGACATTGGATTGCCGTCGACATCAAGTTTGGTCTTCCCATCCCAAATCGACTATATCCTTCGCACTATTCACTTCTCTACTTCGTTAAGGGGGATTCGCCGAAAACCTTTGATCCCGACCGTCTACCCATAGATACCTGCCCCCATTGTGGAGGTGAACAAAACGACTACGGTGGTTATAAATCGAAAATGAATCCTAAGGGCGTGAACCTGACCGATGTGTGGGACGACGTACCACCTGTTCGGCACAACAAGTATCTCAATCGGGATGCCAATCAGCTTAGCCTAAAGCTCCTGCACCGAGTAATCGGAATGGCCTCTGAGGAAGGGGATCGTGTGCTAGATCCCTTTGGTGGAGCAGGCACAACCTACGCCGCCGCCGAGATCATGGGCCGCGAATGGGTAGGAACAGAACTTCACGATTGCTCTCCGATTATCGAACGATTTGAGAATCTCGACCAAGATAGAGAATACATAGCGGAAATCGAGGAAGATTTGAACCTACTGTTCACTGAAGACGCTCTGAAAAATCGAATGAAGTACAAGGACGAGTTCAATTTCAATTTCGACGACTACGACCTCAGCGAAAGCATGAACGGATCTGTTCAACAGAGACTTGGCTCCTACGAGGAGTGACGGAAGAGCGGTATCGCAGGATAATACGGCCGACGCGCGGCCACACAACACCGTCGATATGAATGATCAACCACTGGAATTGTGACCTCTGGAACGGTCAGGCTCGTCCGCCGAGGCGTCTGGTGAGCGATCGCACAGACTGCGTGACTTCAGCGGGATGGGGGAGTCCGAGCCGGTACCGGATTCGATCCTGTCGTTTGAACGGCTCGAACGCCGTCGGCTCGCTCAACTCCCAGACCTCGGCCGGGGCGTAAGAGGAGCTGGCGTGACACTCGAGCACGGCGTTTGCTGCACGCCGCCCTGCTTCGTTCGCCGACTCCATCGAGGCCAGATCCGAGTTCGTCCGCACGTAGTCGGCCGCCAGCGTCAGGTTCGCAACGTCGACATCCGCCGGCGGCCGGTTGCGCAGGGAGCCGACGGTGTTGATCAACAGCGGGGACTGGTTCCCGACGCCCTCCTCTGTCTCGACGATCGCCGGATCGAGGAACCAGTCGACGAGCAGGTCGTCCGAGAGCGTCGTTCCGGTCACGTTCAGGTGCGCCTTTAGCTGTGTCCAGATCTCCGTTGTGATCTCCTCTCGAGTACACTCCCGTGCGGGTTTCCGGTAGACGATCCCGGGGGTCTCCCAGTCGGAGGCGATCACCGAGAGCACGCCCTCGACCGCGTCGGGGCCACGCTCCCCGACGTCGTACTCGTCGTCGGGCCAGAACTGGCGCTGGGAGATCGACGTCAGCGCCCACGGCGAGTCGGTGTAGACCTGGTGCCCTCGCGTCAGTTCGACATCCTCGGTCAGGTAGAACTGGATACCGTTCATCCAGGCCGTCTCGAGGCGTTCGATCCGCCCGAGTTCCGGTGCGGCACGGGCGAGTTCGGGCGTGACGAGCGTCGGGGCGACCTCGACGGGGACTGCGAGGACGTACTCCTCGGCAGAGACCGTCTCTCCGTCGGCCAGCACGACGCCGGTGATTCGCCGGCCGTCGAACTCGAGTCGTCGCACCGGTGCGTTCGACCGGAGGTCGGTGCCGAGACGCTCGAGGTAGTCGAGCCAGGGAGCGATCCAGGCGACGCTGGTCGGCGCGTTCAGGACGTGTTCGGTCGGCCGCGTCGGGTCGAGTTGGCCAAACAGCAACTGCAGGTAGATGGTTCCGATTGTCCGGGCGCTGCCAGCCTGCGGGCGGAGCGCGACCAGCGCCTGCGTGGCGTAGGCGAGCCGGTCGCGAAACTCCGGCGAGCGGTTGTCGGCGTCGATAAAGGACCACCAGGAGATGTCGTCGAGTTCCTCCTCGCGGCGGGCCTCGCAGGCGGTTAGCAGATACAGCAGGCGCTCGAGCAGGAAGCGAACGTCGTCTGCGGGCAAGTCCTCGGCGAACGCCGGTCGGATCGCCTCGAGCCAGCCGCGCAGCGAGTCGGGGGTTCGGGTGTCGGCGATCTGTCCGGGTCCGTCGACGGACGCGATGAGTGTCGCGTCGGTCTCGACCAGGTTGTCCGCGACGGTGTCGTCACCGTCGGGAATTCGCTCCATCGTGTCGATTACGTGGCGGTAGAACGCTGGGAAGAACCGAAAGCCGTGTTCGCCGTGCAGCGGCGGGGTTTCCGTCTCCGGTGTGGCGGGCATCGACCGGGCTTTGCCGCCGAAGCGGTCGTTGGCCTCGAGGACGGTCACGTCGAAGCCACGTTCGGCGAGTTCGTGCGCTGCGGTGAGCCCGCCGATTCCACCGCCGACCACGGCAACGTCGGTGTCGACCATTAGCATAGCCAGGCGCTTGCTCGACATAATAGGTGCCCCTAACGACGTACGAGACCGGTATCGTTGAGTGGCCCGCTCACGAACCGTCGTTTATGCGACTGTTCGTCAGCGTTGACCTTCCCGACGACCTCGCTGAGCAGGTCGCCGACCTCCAGGAAGTGTTCTCGGAGGCAAGCGGTCTCGACTTCACCAACCCCGAACAGGCCCACGTCACGCTGAAGTTCCTCGGCGAGGTGGACGAGGAGCGACTCCCCACCCTCGAGTCGACACTCGAGGCCGCCGTCGAAGACGCCGATGTCTCGCCGTTTACCGTACGCTTTGGCGGCCTGGGAGTGTTTCCGGACCTCGAGTACATCAGCGTCCTCTGGCTCGGGACCGAGACCGGCGGCGACGAGTTGACGACACTCCACGAAGCGATCGAGGAGCAAACGACCGCGATGGAATTCGACGCCGAAGCTCACGACTTTACACCACACGTCACTCTCGCGCGGATGAACCACGCCGGCGGGAAAGAACTCGTCCAGGACCGCGTTCGAGAGCGAGACCCGACCGTCGGAGAGACGACTGTCGACGAGGTGCGACTGACCGAGAGCACGTTGACGGACGAGGGACCGGTGTACTCGACGGTCGAACGGTTCCCGCTCGAGTAGTCGGGCCTCAGATGGACAAGATTTTAAGCCACCGTGGGCTACGTCCGGCTACTATGGGTAAGAAATCGAAGGGCAAGAAGAAGCGTCTTGCCAAACTCGAGAACCAGAACAGCCGCGTTCCGGCCTGGGTCATGATGAAGACGGATATGGAAGTCACCCGGAACCCGAAGCGACGCAACTGGCGACGCAGCGACACTGACGAGTAACTATGAGTGCAAGCGACTTCGAGGAACGCGTCGTCACCGTTCCGCTGCGCGATGTCAAGAAAGGGGCCAACCACGAGGCCGCGGACCTCGCGATGCGACTCGTCCGCGAACACCTCGCGAAACACTTCGCGGTCGACGAGGACGCCATTCGCCTCGATCCGTCGATCAACGAGACGATCTGGTCGAACGGCCGATCCAATCCACCACGGAAACTCCGCGTCCGCGCGGCCCGCTTCGAGGAAGAAGGTGAGGCCGTCGTCGAGGCCGAGGTCGCCGATTAAACTTGCAACGTCTCGCCTTCGCCGGGTCGGCCTACGTCGGCGTCTTCGCCCGCGCGACCGACTCGTGCGTGCTCGTTCGCCGTGACGTCGACGAAGACATCGTCGCCGACCTGACCGACGAACTGGAGGTGCCGGCCGTCGAGACGACGGTCGGTGGCTCCTCGACGGTCGGTGCGTTAGCGACGGGTAACGAGAACGGCCTTCTCGTCAGTTCTCGCGTCCTCGAGTACGAACGCGAGCGACTCGAGGAGGCAGTCGACCTCCCCGTCGCGGAACTGCCAGGTAGCATCAACGCCGCCGGCAACGTCGTCCTCGCGAACGACTACGGGGCCTACGTCCATCCGGACCTCTCCCGGAAGGCGATCCAGATCGTCAAGGACACACTCGACGTGCCGGTCGAACGCGGCGACCTCGCAGGCGTCCGCACTGTCGGCACCGCCGCGGTCGCGACCAACGCCGGGGTGCTCTGTCACCCCAAGGCGACCGACGAAGAGTTAGACGTTCTAGAGGACGTCCTTGACGTCCGGGCCGACGTCGGCACCGTCAACTACGGCGCGCCACTCGTCGGGTCGGGGCTGGTCGCCAACGAGGCCGGTTACGTCGTCGGCGAAGACACGACTGGACCGGAACTAGGCCGGATCGAGGACGCGCTGGGTTACCTCGAGTGACGCGGCTGTTTGGCCGCATCCGTCTTTCTACCGGCTCTTTCACCCCTTCTGTGTCAGCAGCAGTTGCCTCCTGCAGATCGACGTCTCGAGGAGGGACCGGCGGGGAGAGTCGATCGCAATCGAGGGCGGACGGTTGGACGAACTGTTCCGAAATCGGAACGCTTGAGATTGCCTGCTGGGAAGAGCGGCTGTGAGCCGCGCTCGTCTCTTCGCCTCGCTGTGTGGTCTGGTCTTTCTCCTCAATCTCGCCAGAATCATCTTCGCGCCGCTGCTGGACGTGATTATCGTAGAGTTTTCGATCGGTGAGGCGGCCGCGGGGCTGCTCGTGACGCTGGCGTGGGTCGGCAGTGCCTCGCCCCGATTGCCGACGGGCTGGCTCCTGACGAAGGTGCCGCGTCACTACGTCGTCATCGGCTCTGGCGCGATTTTGGCCGTCGCAGCCGCATTCGCCGCGACGGCGGCGACCGTCGAACACCTCATGGTCGGAGCCTTCCTGATGGGGATCGCTTCCGGCGTTTACTTCGTCTCGGCGAACCCGTTTCTCAGCGAACTCTACCCCGAACGGATCGGACACGTCATGGGCGTTCACGGGGCCGCAAACCAGGTCGCCGCCGTGCTCGCAGCGCCGCTTGTCGCCGTGACGGTCGTCGTCGACTGGCGACTGTCACTGTGGCTGATCGCCATCGGTGCCGCGCTCGTGACGGTCTACACGGGACTCGCTGCGAAACGGACCAAGTTGCCTCGAGCGGGCGCAGAAGACAAGAACTTCCTCGCTGGCGCACTCTCGGAGTGGCGCATCATCGTCACTGCGCTGGCGCTCGTTGGCCTCGCCTCGTTCGTCTGGCAGGGCGTGTTCAACTTCTACGAACTGTACATGCTCGAGTCGAAGCGGCTCTCGTCGGAAGAGGCGAGTATGATGCTCACCATCGTCTTCGCTGCGGGCATTCCCGCCTTCTACTTCGGGGGCGACCTCGCCGACAGGCTCCCGCACGTCCGCTACCTGCTTGGTATCGTCGGCTCGTTCTCGGTGAGCCTGCTCGTGTTGACCGCGGTCGACGGGGTCCTCGGGCTGATCGTCCTCTCGGCCGTCGTCGGTTTCGTCATCCACGCGCTGTTTCCCGCAACCGACACGTTCTTGCTGGATACACTCCCCGACGCGACGCGTGGCAGTGCCTACGCCGTGTTCAGTTCCGTGTGGATGCTCACGCAGTCGCTTGGCTCGTTCGTACTCGGACTCTTCGTCGAAGCCGG contains:
- a CDS encoding DUF424 domain-containing protein is translated as MIVNERETQEGLLVAVCDTDVLGERFESDEISLTVTEEFYGGDEVDEDAVVDSLARADIANIVGTRAVDLAIEEGFIDEANVLEVGSTRHAQLLRLY
- a CDS encoding tetratricopeptide repeat protein, which translates into the protein MTDPADDRDHSFSEGEGFDDSYDEFDLDPPELGVDPAKVDPVDSRVVTDTLDQHNVDTDVVDASELVDVGLNYMQINRYEQATEAFERAANFAEDDRVEQEAWVDKGVAHAELEEYDEAIGAHREALRIDDESEHAATAETNLAYALWEFGETAQALEHAERAVEIDERFAEGWFNRAFFLSERGLAEEALHCIDNAIRLGLRNAKVLEEKAEILEELGEYDEAEQIAEEANEMLEQAEQQVMEDRMDGRGQAGGAGGAGGLEEPGRPFEGEEGGIMDPGRRTGEETPEHDREFELE
- a CDS encoding IS1595-like element ISNagr10 family transposase, which translates into the protein MFPVEVFRSEASAANLLEQVRWREGLQCPRCQSESVIKYGSYREYQRYRCKNCGRTFNDKTGTIFAHAKIGLDKLLFAFYSLLRFNTSIRQLDAEIDVSYRSLHRRVERFARTLDAPQLDLVGPVEIDEFYVSAGKKGRERDQESRSRGLSKRGRGNYDEDKPPVFVLVDRGSDQRYVIPSKSADESAVRLLLDSHEEESLTVYTDGFRAYDPLETDETYQREAVIHGEGEYVDGDVHVNTCESHASLARRWLSPHRGISKDKLTTYLRLFEFRRKILRKPGRKALKDIVRTVL
- a CDS encoding IS1595 family transposase is translated as MIPLDVFGSESVAADLLEQVRWRNGVTCPRCRSDLTVKNGSYGHFQRYLCKNCDRTFNDKTGTIFAHSKVALRKWLFSIYAFLRFNTSLRQLQIEIDVQYKTIYQRVERFTKALDAPSLDLVGPVEIDEVYVSAGLKGRERDQESRSRGLSTRGRGTYEQDKPPVFTIVDRGTGDRYVIPAKSADESTIRLLLENRQKEPLTVYTDGFRAYDPLAEDDAFDREYVVHGDGEYANENVHVNTCESHGSLLRPWLSPHRGISKDKLTQYLRAFQLRRKILRKPGREALKHAIKATL
- a CDS encoding PDDEXK family nuclease encodes the protein MEISHTYTILDEGEFPNTAIWSEGREDVLDSVRDVYWPPRNDEFLVYPEENENGVNPITEQFEANLDKKSNWESTGRKWLSGLLEERGILDETLEKMGEYYDDPLDFLSSPWFDAMKEVEMEREQGLIVAEWETGNISSSHRSLNRITLGLMSGIIHGGLIVLPNRDLYYYLTDRIGNYRELVPYFVIWESLAHEVENGIIEVVVVEHDGVSDSVPPIGKLTDGMSDRKVDKNAAIGTTDGDEQAGLEEY
- a CDS encoding DNA methyltransferase, which gives rise to MTGLLFRSAGDVVSQLRRQRELTDNELAKEAGLRVGTLREIETGVPPTDDQIEKLGEALNVSPDAIRLVAGEFPEELHSELLENPNRALNVLQNAFDTEPTTSEEEVSLPDPVFTTGQGKLYNADCREILSELEDESFDLIFADPPFNLDKDYGEKNGDDLAEDEYLRWSTEWIDQAVDLLKPGGAFFLYNLPTWNTHFAHYISRRLNLRHWIAVDIKFGLPIPNRLYPSHYSLLYFVKGDSPKTFDPDRLPIDTCPHCGGEQNDYGGYKSKMNPKGVNLTDVWDDVPPVRHNKYLNRDANQLSLKLLHRVIGMASEEGDRVLDPFGGAGTTYAAAEIMGREWVGTELHDCSPIIERFENLDQDREYIAEIEEDLNLLFTEDALKNRMKYKDEFNFNFDDYDLSESMNGSVQQRLGSYEE
- a CDS encoding hydroxysqualene dehydroxylase, coding for MVDTDVAVVGGGIGGLTAAHELAERGFDVTVLEANDRFGGKARSMPATPETETPPLHGEHGFRFFPAFYRHVIDTMERIPDGDDTVADNLVETDATLIASVDGPGQIADTRTPDSLRGWLEAIRPAFAEDLPADDVRFLLERLLYLLTACEARREEELDDISWWSFIDADNRSPEFRDRLAYATQALVALRPQAGSARTIGTIYLQLLFGQLDPTRPTEHVLNAPTSVAWIAPWLDYLERLGTDLRSNAPVRRLEFDGRRITGVVLADGETVSAEEYVLAVPVEVAPTLVTPELARAAPELGRIERLETAWMNGIQFYLTEDVELTRGHQVYTDSPWALTSISQRQFWPDDEYDVGERGPDAVEGVLSVIASDWETPGIVYRKPARECTREEITTEIWTQLKAHLNVTGTTLSDDLLVDWFLDPAIVETEEGVGNQSPLLINTVGSLRNRPPADVDVANLTLAADYVRTNSDLASMESANEAGRRAANAVLECHASSSYAPAEVWELSEPTAFEPFKRQDRIRYRLGLPHPAEVTQSVRSLTRRLGGRA
- the thpR gene encoding RNA 2',3'-cyclic phosphodiesterase, with the translated sequence MRLFVSVDLPDDLAEQVADLQEVFSEASGLDFTNPEQAHVTLKFLGEVDEERLPTLESTLEAAVEDADVSPFTVRFGGLGVFPDLEYISVLWLGTETGGDELTTLHEAIEEQTTAMEFDAEAHDFTPHVTLARMNHAGGKELVQDRVRERDPTVGETTVDEVRLTESTLTDEGPVYSTVERFPLE
- a CDS encoding 50S ribosomal protein L39e, with protein sequence MGKKSKGKKKRLAKLENQNSRVPAWVMMKTDMEVTRNPKRRNWRRSDTDE
- a CDS encoding 50S ribosomal protein L31e; this translates as MSASDFEERVVTVPLRDVKKGANHEAADLAMRLVREHLAKHFAVDEDAIRLDPSINETIWSNGRSNPPRKLRVRAARFEEEGEAVVEAEVAD
- a CDS encoding translation initiation factor IF-6, with translation MQRLAFAGSAYVGVFARATDSCVLVRRDVDEDIVADLTDELEVPAVETTVGGSSTVGALATGNENGLLVSSRVLEYERERLEEAVDLPVAELPGSINAAGNVVLANDYGAYVHPDLSRKAIQIVKDTLDVPVERGDLAGVRTVGTAAVATNAGVLCHPKATDEELDVLEDVLDVRADVGTVNYGAPLVGSGLVANEAGYVVGEDTTGPELGRIEDALGYLE
- a CDS encoding MFS transporter; protein product: MSRARLFASLCGLVFLLNLARIIFAPLLDVIIVEFSIGEAAAGLLVTLAWVGSASPRLPTGWLLTKVPRHYVVIGSGAILAVAAAFAATAATVEHLMVGAFLMGIASGVYFVSANPFLSELYPERIGHVMGVHGAANQVAAVLAAPLVAVTVVVDWRLSLWLIAIGAALVTVYTGLAAKRTKLPRAGAEDKNFLAGALSEWRIIVTALALVGLASFVWQGVFNFYELYMLESKRLSSEEASMMLTIVFAAGIPAFYFGGDLADRLPHVRYLLGIVGSFSVSLLVLTAVDGVLGLIVLSAVVGFVIHALFPATDTFLLDTLPDATRGSAYAVFSSVWMLTQSLGSFVLGLFVEAGYSYDLVFRTGAIVLAAVVVVLLLLERTDRLPI